The Halarchaeum grantii genome contains a region encoding:
- a CDS encoding type II glyceraldehyde-3-phosphate dehydrogenase — MLRVGVNGYGTIGKRVADAVAAQPDMEVAGVAKTTPNFEAEAAHRRGYPVHAAREDRRDAFDDAGVPVAGDLDDLVVESDIVVDCTPAGIGAENRAVYERHDTPALYQGGEDADVADASFNARANYDEVAASDAEHVRVVSCNTTGLSRVLAPLDEQYGVEKARATLVRRGGDPSQPDRGPINDILPDPVTVPSHHGPDVNTVLPDLAVDTMGVTVPATLMHLHSVNVTLETEAEAAAVAETLTDESRVFLVPGDARVAGPAHLKEYAQDAGRPRGDLWENCVWAESIAVEGRDLYFFQAIHQESDVVPENVDAIRAVCTDTEAAESVVETNRALGVGFGESEETRRVAADGEGATASADD, encoded by the coding sequence ATGCTCCGAGTCGGCGTCAACGGATACGGGACGATAGGCAAGCGCGTCGCGGACGCGGTTGCGGCACAACCCGACATGGAAGTCGCCGGAGTCGCGAAGACGACTCCGAACTTCGAGGCCGAGGCCGCCCATCGACGCGGCTATCCCGTCCACGCCGCGCGCGAGGACCGGCGCGACGCGTTCGACGACGCCGGCGTCCCGGTCGCGGGGGACCTGGACGACCTCGTGGTCGAGAGCGACATCGTCGTCGACTGTACGCCCGCCGGCATCGGCGCCGAGAACCGCGCCGTCTACGAGCGCCACGACACGCCCGCCCTCTACCAGGGCGGCGAGGACGCCGACGTCGCGGACGCGAGCTTCAACGCGCGCGCGAACTACGACGAAGTGGCGGCGAGCGACGCCGAGCACGTCCGCGTCGTCTCCTGTAACACCACCGGCCTCTCGCGCGTCCTCGCGCCGCTCGACGAACAGTACGGCGTGGAGAAGGCGCGCGCGACCCTCGTCCGCCGTGGTGGCGACCCGAGCCAACCGGACCGCGGCCCAATCAACGACATCCTCCCCGACCCCGTGACCGTCCCCTCCCACCACGGCCCGGACGTCAACACCGTCCTCCCGGACCTCGCCGTGGACACGATGGGCGTCACCGTTCCGGCGACACTGATGCACCTCCACAGCGTCAACGTCACCCTCGAGACGGAGGCCGAGGCGGCGGCCGTCGCGGAGACGCTCACCGACGAGTCCCGGGTCTTCCTCGTGCCGGGCGACGCGCGCGTCGCCGGCCCCGCGCACCTGAAGGAGTACGCACAGGACGCGGGCCGGCCGCGTGGCGACCTCTGGGAGAACTGCGTCTGGGCGGAGTCCATCGCCGTCGAGGGTCGCGACCTCTACTTCTTCCAAGCGATCCACCAGGAGAGCGACGTCGTCCCGGAGAACGTGGACGCGATCCGCGCGGTCTGCACCGACACCGAGGCCGCCGAGAGCGTCGTCGAGACGAACCGCGCGCTCGGCGTCGGCTTCGGCGAGAGCGAGGAGACGCGGCGCGTCGCCGCGGACGGCGAGGGCGCGACCGCAAGCGCGGACGACTAG
- a CDS encoding metallophosphoesterase, which yields MLVGVVSDTHDDLERARRAVAHFEGAGCETVVHCGDVVAPFTAAVFESDAFDFHAVRGNNDGEWVLRDAIEAFGTYHGESAELTLGGTDFAVYHGTSGTLVDALVSCGDYDYVLHGHTHERGHDVVDGTQRVNPGGLPFSGGDDRYHVATIDTESGDVAFADLDD from the coding sequence ATGCTCGTCGGCGTCGTCTCCGACACCCACGACGACCTCGAACGCGCCCGGCGCGCGGTCGCGCACTTCGAGGGCGCGGGCTGTGAGACCGTCGTCCACTGCGGCGACGTCGTCGCGCCGTTCACCGCCGCCGTCTTCGAGAGCGACGCGTTCGACTTCCACGCCGTTCGCGGGAACAACGACGGCGAGTGGGTGCTCCGGGACGCCATCGAGGCGTTCGGGACGTACCACGGCGAGTCCGCAGAGCTCACGCTCGGTGGCACCGACTTCGCCGTCTACCACGGGACGAGCGGGACGCTCGTCGACGCGCTCGTCTCGTGTGGCGACTACGACTACGTCCTGCACGGGCACACGCACGAACGCGGCCACGACGTCGTGGACGGCACGCAGCGCGTGAACCCCGGCGGCCTCCCCTTCTCCGGTGGCGACGACCGCTACCACGTCGCGACCATCGACACCGAGAGCGGCGACGTGGCGTTCGCGGACCTCGACGACTAG
- a CDS encoding ATP-grasp domain-containing protein: MFRLAFANAAETFERVRAPLAERGIDAEAVSASHGSYSLSDPPFSVEAFDAGYVFPGRLMEGGVLDAWLDVPWLNDREDVLTSRNKAGVLATLERAGVPVPETVMLSNPADTADLEDAYAAIPGTVVVKPNSTTRGIGVAKAADLDSFLGIADYLDLVHDYRATGDRSYLVQEYLPDARDYRVMVLDGEVVGTVERRLPDAARETGRWKHNVHRGADAVAADPSPAVLDLAERAAAALDIRFLGVDVLETDERVVVNETNARPTIDDEEKYDEGFYDRFAAAVKSL, encoded by the coding sequence ATGTTCCGCCTCGCGTTCGCAAACGCCGCCGAGACCTTCGAGCGCGTCCGCGCCCCGCTCGCCGAGCGCGGCATCGACGCCGAAGCGGTCTCGGCGTCACATGGTTCGTACTCCCTCTCCGACCCGCCGTTCAGCGTCGAGGCGTTCGACGCGGGCTACGTCTTCCCGGGCCGACTCATGGAGGGCGGGGTCCTCGACGCGTGGCTCGACGTCCCGTGGCTGAACGACCGCGAGGACGTCCTCACGTCGCGGAACAAAGCCGGGGTGCTCGCGACGCTCGAACGCGCCGGCGTCCCGGTTCCCGAGACGGTGATGCTGTCGAACCCGGCCGACACCGCCGACCTCGAGGACGCCTACGCGGCCATCCCGGGCACCGTCGTCGTGAAGCCGAACTCGACGACGCGCGGCATCGGCGTCGCGAAGGCCGCCGACCTCGACTCCTTTCTCGGCATCGCCGACTACCTCGACCTCGTGCACGACTACCGGGCGACCGGTGACCGCTCCTACCTCGTTCAGGAGTACCTCCCGGACGCGCGCGACTACCGCGTGATGGTGCTCGACGGCGAGGTGGTCGGAACGGTCGAGCGCCGCCTCCCCGACGCCGCGCGCGAGACGGGGCGCTGGAAGCACAACGTCCACCGTGGCGCCGACGCGGTCGCCGCCGACCCGAGTCCGGCCGTTCTGGACCTCGCCGAGCGCGCGGCGGCCGCGCTCGACATCCGGTTCCTCGGCGTGGACGTACTGGAGACCGACGAGCGCGTCGTCGTGAACGAGACGAACGCGCGCCCGACGATCGACGACGAAGAGAAGTACGACGAGGGGTTCTACGACCGCTTCGCGGCGGCCGTGAAGTCGCTCTAG
- a CDS encoding helicase HerA domain-containing protein, producing the protein MSADDGVDERALPVGETDDGAPLELPTEEVLTGRAFITGKSGSGKSNSVSVVIEELLERQYPVLVVDTDGEYYGLKEEYELLHAGADDGCDIQVSPEHAERLANIALDENVPVILDVSGFLDEDAADELVFETAKHLFAKEKKLKKPFLLVVEEVHEYIPEGAGMGETGRMLIKVGKRGRKHGLGVVGISQRPADVKKDFITQANWLVWHRLTWENDTKVVGRIVGSEYEAAVSELDAGEAFVQADWTDDAVERVQFKRKRTFDAGATPGLDDFERPELKSVSDTLVEDLSDITSAEEQRQDRIADLERKLENREARIAELEDELERARDVSAAARKLANAVAHGDADAAQATLADAGETGEKVRGDVAALRERIDELEARLADAEAARSTTDSANGDGGVESAAARGGADDGDRTNGEAADATDSFEAQLAALGASDDPSDADGSSDDTEYEALEPEESITDVLDRLQRSAERERGGHESGARDPPATRDGDATAGAGAGGPESLLDATAVRVRLDAARRGSRCNERVADAVYDALAAGPRTAHTLAEEADATVDAVHSLLVELRGRDLVVRDRERRYAFHEPSLRELADTDADDRAELGELGAQWRVD; encoded by the coding sequence ATGTCCGCAGACGACGGCGTCGACGAGCGAGCCCTCCCGGTCGGCGAAACCGACGACGGCGCGCCGCTCGAGCTACCGACGGAGGAAGTGTTGACGGGCCGCGCGTTCATCACGGGGAAGTCGGGGAGCGGGAAGAGCAACTCCGTCTCGGTGGTCATCGAGGAACTCCTCGAACGCCAGTACCCCGTACTGGTCGTGGACACCGACGGGGAGTACTACGGCCTGAAGGAGGAGTACGAACTCCTACACGCTGGCGCGGACGACGGCTGCGACATCCAGGTGAGCCCGGAGCACGCCGAGCGCCTCGCGAACATCGCCCTCGACGAGAACGTCCCCGTCATCCTCGACGTCTCGGGGTTCCTCGACGAGGACGCGGCGGACGAACTCGTCTTCGAGACGGCGAAGCATCTCTTCGCGAAAGAGAAGAAGCTCAAGAAGCCCTTCCTCCTCGTCGTCGAGGAGGTCCACGAGTACATCCCGGAGGGCGCGGGGATGGGCGAGACCGGCCGAATGCTCATCAAGGTCGGGAAGCGCGGGCGCAAGCACGGCCTCGGGGTCGTCGGCATCAGCCAGCGCCCGGCGGACGTCAAGAAGGACTTCATCACGCAGGCGAACTGGCTCGTCTGGCATCGGCTGACGTGGGAGAACGACACGAAGGTCGTCGGGCGCATCGTCGGGAGCGAGTACGAGGCGGCGGTCTCCGAGCTCGACGCCGGCGAGGCGTTCGTGCAGGCGGACTGGACGGACGACGCCGTCGAGCGCGTCCAGTTCAAGCGCAAGCGGACGTTCGACGCGGGCGCGACACCGGGCCTCGACGACTTCGAGCGCCCAGAGCTCAAGTCGGTGAGCGACACGCTCGTCGAGGACCTCTCGGACATCACGAGCGCGGAAGAGCAACGGCAGGACCGCATCGCAGACCTCGAGCGGAAGCTGGAGAACCGCGAGGCGCGCATCGCCGAACTTGAGGACGAACTCGAACGGGCACGAGACGTCTCGGCGGCCGCGCGCAAGCTCGCGAACGCCGTCGCACACGGCGACGCCGACGCGGCACAGGCGACGCTCGCGGACGCGGGAGAGACGGGGGAGAAAGTGCGGGGCGACGTCGCGGCGTTGCGCGAGCGCATCGACGAGCTCGAAGCGCGACTCGCGGACGCGGAGGCGGCGCGCTCGACGACCGACTCCGCGAACGGCGACGGCGGAGTGGAGAGCGCGGCCGCGCGCGGCGGTGCGGACGACGGCGACAGGACCAACGGTGAGGCGGCGGACGCCACGGATAGCTTCGAGGCGCAACTCGCGGCGCTCGGTGCGAGCGACGACCCGTCGGACGCCGACGGATCGTCCGACGACACCGAGTACGAGGCGCTCGAGCCGGAGGAGTCGATCACGGACGTGCTCGACCGCCTCCAGCGGTCCGCCGAGCGCGAGCGAGGCGGGCACGAGAGCGGGGCGCGAGACCCCCCGGCTACACGGGACGGCGATGCGACGGCCGGGGCCGGCGCCGGCGGCCCGGAGTCGCTGCTCGACGCGACCGCCGTCCGCGTGCGACTCGACGCCGCGCGGCGGGGGTCGCGGTGCAACGAGCGCGTCGCGGACGCGGTCTACGACGCGCTCGCCGCGGGGCCGCGGACGGCGCACACGCTCGCCGAGGAGGCGGACGCGACCGTGGACGCGGTTCACAGCCTGCTCGTCGAGCTCCGTGGGCGCGACCTCGTCGTCCGGGACCGCGAGCGCCGCTACGCGTTCCACGAGCCGTCGCTTCGCGAACTCGCTGACACGGACGCGGACGACCGCGCCGAACTCGGCGAACTCGGCGCGCAGTGGCGCGTCGACTAG
- a CDS encoding cold-shock protein: MAKGVVDFFNDTGGYGFIETDDADEDVFFHMEDVGGPDLEEGQEVEFDIEEAEKGPRATNLTRL; encoded by the coding sequence ATGGCGAAAGGCGTAGTTGATTTCTTCAACGACACTGGCGGCTACGGATTCATCGAGACTGACGACGCGGACGAGGACGTCTTCTTCCACATGGAAGACGTCGGCGGCCCCGACCTCGAAGAGGGTCAGGAGGTCGAGTTCGACATCGAGGAGGCCGAGAAGGGTCCCCGCGCGACGAACCTCACCCGCCTGTAA
- a CDS encoding Hsp20/alpha crystallin family protein, with protein MRRDDRDDPFDDFFREIERMMDDMMRNSPNESGYDDAGFGSDTHLDVQESEDEIRVIGDFPGVERDDLSLKCDGRILTISAATDAREYDERIELPSRVDERSGNASYNNGVLEVTFERAEESANIGFE; from the coding sequence ATGAGACGCGACGACCGGGACGACCCCTTCGACGACTTCTTCCGCGAGATCGAGCGTATGATGGACGACATGATGCGCAACTCCCCGAACGAGTCCGGCTACGACGACGCCGGCTTCGGGAGCGACACGCATCTCGACGTCCAAGAGAGCGAGGACGAGATCCGCGTCATCGGCGACTTCCCCGGCGTCGAGAGGGACGACCTCTCGCTGAAGTGCGACGGGCGCATCCTCACCATCAGCGCCGCGACGGACGCCCGCGAGTACGACGAGCGCATCGAACTCCCGTCGCGCGTCGACGAGCGCTCCGGGAACGCGAGCTACAACAACGGCGTCCTCGAAGTCACCTTCGAGCGCGCCGAGGAGTCCGCGAACATCGGCTTCGAGTAA
- a CDS encoding phosphoglycerate kinase, producing MSFNTLDDLEPGQRVLVRLDLNSPVEDGTVQDNRRFERHAETVRELAERGDRVVCMAHQGRPGDDDFVSLRQHADILAEHVGRDVRFVPDTYGPEAVEAIDGLDDGEILLLENVRMCEDELPEAPPEEKAETEFVRTLAAEFDAYVNDAYSAAHRKHASLVGFPLVLPAYAGRVMESEYEANTAIASRTFDGQVTMVVGGTKATDVIGVMNALDEKVDRFLLGGIAGELFLRAAGYPVGEDVEGMDLFDEQWEQNADTIRALLEERGDQITLAKDLAYEDAEGERAEVLVEDVAEKTQGFLDVGTDTVAVYDDAIRDSEAVFVKGALGLFEDERFSVGTVGVLEAIAETDCFSVVGGGDTSRAIEMYGLSEDDFSHVSIAGGAYIRALTGDPLPAVEVLEAEAN from the coding sequence ATGAGCTTCAACACACTCGACGACCTCGAACCCGGCCAGCGCGTGCTGGTCCGCCTCGACCTCAACTCCCCCGTTGAGGACGGCACCGTGCAGGACAACCGCCGCTTCGAGCGCCACGCCGAGACCGTGCGCGAACTCGCCGAGCGCGGCGACCGCGTCGTCTGCATGGCCCACCAGGGCCGGCCCGGCGACGACGACTTCGTCTCGCTGCGCCAGCACGCCGACATCCTCGCCGAACACGTCGGCCGCGACGTCCGCTTCGTCCCCGACACCTACGGCCCAGAGGCCGTCGAGGCCATCGACGGATTGGACGACGGCGAGATACTCCTCCTCGAGAACGTCCGGATGTGCGAGGACGAACTCCCGGAGGCACCCCCCGAGGAGAAGGCCGAGACGGAGTTCGTGCGGACGCTCGCCGCCGAGTTCGACGCGTACGTGAACGACGCCTATTCGGCCGCCCACCGCAAGCACGCCTCGCTCGTCGGCTTCCCGCTCGTCCTTCCCGCATACGCGGGCCGCGTCATGGAGTCCGAGTACGAGGCGAACACCGCCATCGCGTCGCGCACCTTCGACGGGCAGGTGACGATGGTCGTCGGCGGCACGAAGGCCACCGACGTCATCGGCGTCATGAACGCCCTCGACGAGAAGGTCGACCGGTTCCTGCTCGGGGGAATCGCGGGCGAACTCTTCCTCCGCGCCGCCGGCTATCCCGTCGGCGAGGACGTCGAGGGGATGGACCTCTTCGACGAGCAGTGGGAGCAGAACGCCGACACCATCCGTGCGCTGCTCGAGGAGCGCGGCGACCAGATCACGCTCGCGAAAGACCTCGCCTACGAGGACGCTGAGGGCGAGCGCGCCGAAGTGCTCGTCGAGGACGTCGCGGAGAAGACGCAGGGCTTCCTCGACGTCGGCACCGACACCGTCGCCGTCTACGACGACGCCATCCGCGACTCCGAGGCCGTCTTCGTGAAGGGTGCGCTCGGCCTCTTCGAGGACGAACGCTTCAGCGTCGGGACGGTCGGCGTCCTCGAAGCCATCGCGGAGACGGACTGCTTCAGCGTCGTCGGCGGCGGCGACACCTCGCGCGCCATCGAGATGTACGGGCTGAGCGAGGACGACTTCTCGCACGTCTCCATCGCGGGCGGCGCGTACATCCGCGCGCTCACCGGCGACCCGCTCCCCGCCGTCGAAGTCCTCGAAGCGGAGGCGAACTGA
- the gap gene encoding type I glyceraldehyde-3-phosphate dehydrogenase: MSELSLDAEETGEVVRVGLNGFGRIGRNVFRAALEDPRIDLVGINDVMDFDDMEYLAQYDTVMGRLDGVERDGDELVVNGSSVQLLNVQDPTDLPWGEQDVDVALECTGIFRERGQAAQHVEAGAEKVVISAPPKGEEPVKQLVYGVNHDEYDGEDVVSNASCTTNSVTPVAKVLDEEFGIETGTLTTVHAYTGSQSLIDGPQGKTRRGRAAAENIVPTSTGAAQAATEILPALKGKLDGMAIRVPVPNGSITELVVDLDAEGITAEEINDAFRDAADSGPLAGVLGYTDDEVVSSDILGLPFSSTVDLNSTNVIGENGELVKILTWYDNEYGFSNRLLDVSAYITQY, from the coding sequence ATGAGTGAACTCTCCCTCGACGCCGAGGAAACGGGCGAAGTCGTGCGCGTGGGACTGAACGGGTTCGGCCGCATCGGACGCAACGTCTTCCGCGCCGCCCTCGAGGACCCTCGCATCGACCTCGTCGGCATCAACGACGTCATGGACTTCGACGACATGGAGTACCTCGCGCAGTACGACACCGTCATGGGACGCCTCGACGGCGTCGAGCGCGACGGCGACGAACTCGTCGTGAACGGCTCCAGCGTCCAGCTCCTCAACGTTCAGGACCCCACCGACCTCCCGTGGGGCGAGCAGGACGTCGACGTCGCCCTCGAGTGTACGGGCATCTTCCGCGAGCGCGGCCAAGCCGCCCAGCACGTCGAGGCCGGCGCCGAGAAGGTCGTCATCTCCGCGCCGCCGAAGGGCGAGGAGCCCGTGAAGCAGCTCGTCTACGGCGTCAACCACGACGAGTACGACGGCGAGGACGTCGTCTCGAACGCCTCCTGTACGACGAACTCCGTCACGCCGGTCGCGAAGGTGCTCGACGAGGAGTTCGGCATCGAGACGGGGACTCTGACGACCGTCCACGCCTACACGGGTTCGCAGTCGCTCATCGACGGCCCGCAGGGGAAGACCCGTCGCGGGCGCGCCGCCGCCGAGAACATCGTCCCGACCTCCACGGGCGCCGCACAGGCCGCCACCGAGATCCTCCCCGCGCTCAAGGGCAAACTCGACGGGATGGCGATTCGGGTCCCGGTCCCGAACGGCTCGATCACCGAACTCGTCGTCGACCTCGACGCGGAGGGCATCACCGCCGAGGAGATCAACGACGCGTTCCGCGACGCCGCCGACTCCGGCCCGCTCGCCGGCGTCCTCGGCTACACGGACGACGAAGTCGTCTCCAGCGACATCCTCGGCCTCCCGTTCAGTTCCACGGTCGACCTGAACTCCACGAACGTCATCGGCGAGAACGGCGAGCTCGTGAAGATCCTCACGTGGTACGACAACGAGTACGGCTTCTCGAACCGCCTGCTCGACGTCTCCGCGTACATCACGCAGTACTAG
- a CDS encoding 50S ribosomal protein L16: MADNPASMYRTIDKPSYTRREYITGIPGSKIAQFKMGDLQSDPEDYAVQISLKTEEECQLRHGSLEASRLSANRHLIKELGEGNYKMILRKFPHQVLRENKQATGAGADRVSDGMRQAFGVPVGTATRIYPNERLFTAWCDVDQAPAVKEAFRRAYNKITPPCKIDVEHGQDLLTKID, from the coding sequence ATGGCCGACAATCCCGCCTCCATGTATCGGACTATCGACAAGCCGTCGTACACCCGACGGGAGTACATCACGGGTATCCCCGGCTCCAAGATCGCGCAGTTCAAGATGGGGGACCTCCAGTCCGACCCCGAGGACTACGCCGTCCAGATCAGCCTGAAGACCGAGGAGGAGTGCCAGCTCCGCCACGGCTCGCTCGAGGCCTCCCGCCTCTCCGCGAACCGCCACCTCATCAAGGAACTCGGCGAGGGCAACTACAAGATGATCCTCCGCAAGTTCCCTCACCAGGTCCTCCGCGAGAACAAGCAGGCGACCGGTGCGGGTGCGGACCGCGTTTCCGACGGGATGCGCCAGGCGTTCGGCGTTCCCGTGGGGACCGCGACGCGCATCTACCCGAACGAGCGCCTCTTCACCGCGTGGTGTGACGTCGACCAGGCCCCCGCCGTCAAGGAGGCCTTCCGTCGCGCCTACAACAAGATCACGCCGCCGTGCAAGATCGACGTCGAGCACGGTCAGGACCTCCTCACGAAGATCGACTAA
- a CDS encoding ABC transporter substrate-binding protein — protein MSGDDDADGSRATRRSVLAATGVGLAASSAGCVDRVQALMTRDTPSTVSLSVKTVPADTDPVATTIARRLVDRLSMGGIDADIVLQRESELYRDVLINHDFDVYVGRHPGRYDPDFLYSLLRSTFDGEPGWQNPFGFADLTVDDHLDAQRSTSGSTRRTHVSAVQREIASQQPFTPLAHPDTLGAARTDRFEGWHRFPVDSPLRYLALEASGAAADAGRTRLRVAMTDGRVTRNLNPLGVEYRSYGTILGLLYDPLARYVRGELVPWQARAWSWDGDTATLELRDGATWHDGKPLTADDVAFTYRFLTDTSLGNRESPVPAPRFRGRTSLVDRVVVDDDHTLRLSCGDASPAVAERAFTLPILPKHVWEDKCQPADIAGVLQFDGITKALVWPNRSPVGSGPLRVTDVTEGTSITLERFDDYAVTDVDGPLDPDVAFDELSVRVAPSDAAAVSLISEGDADATATPLIPSAVPRVEIDDALTLLSDRSRSFYHVGYNNRTSPLTNPRFRRVVAELLDTRALVDDVFDGHAVPTASPLSHEWVPDDPSWDDGDPRLSFYGPDGDFDGAAVREAFRDAGYAYTSEGVLTEQ, from the coding sequence ATGAGCGGGGACGACGACGCCGACGGGTCGCGGGCTACTCGTCGGTCGGTACTCGCCGCGACCGGTGTCGGTCTCGCCGCGTCGAGCGCCGGCTGTGTCGACCGCGTGCAAGCCCTCATGACTCGCGACACCCCGTCGACGGTCTCCCTCTCCGTCAAGACCGTTCCGGCGGACACCGATCCGGTCGCCACCACCATCGCCAGACGCCTCGTCGACCGGCTCTCGATGGGCGGCATCGACGCCGATATCGTCCTCCAGCGGGAGTCCGAGCTCTACCGTGACGTCCTCATCAACCACGACTTCGACGTCTACGTCGGCCGCCACCCCGGTCGATACGACCCCGATTTCCTCTACTCTCTGCTCCGCTCGACCTTCGACGGCGAACCCGGCTGGCAGAACCCGTTCGGATTCGCCGACCTGACCGTCGACGACCACCTCGATGCGCAGCGCTCGACGTCGGGCAGCACGCGGCGGACGCACGTCTCCGCCGTCCAGCGCGAAATCGCGTCCCAACAGCCGTTCACTCCTCTCGCCCACCCCGATACCCTCGGTGCCGCCCGTACGGACCGCTTCGAGGGCTGGCATCGCTTCCCCGTCGATTCGCCGCTCCGCTATCTCGCGCTCGAGGCGTCCGGCGCGGCGGCGGACGCTGGCCGGACGCGACTCCGCGTCGCGATGACCGACGGTCGCGTGACGCGAAACCTCAACCCGCTCGGGGTCGAGTACCGGAGCTACGGGACGATTCTCGGCCTCCTCTACGACCCCCTCGCGCGATACGTCAGGGGGGAACTGGTCCCGTGGCAAGCCCGCGCGTGGTCGTGGGACGGTGATACCGCGACGCTCGAGCTACGCGACGGAGCCACGTGGCACGACGGAAAGCCGCTCACCGCCGACGACGTCGCGTTCACGTACCGCTTCCTCACCGATACCTCGCTGGGCAATCGCGAGTCCCCCGTCCCCGCACCACGGTTCCGGGGGCGGACTTCGCTCGTCGATCGCGTCGTCGTCGACGACGACCACACGCTCCGTCTCTCGTGCGGCGACGCGTCACCGGCGGTCGCCGAGCGTGCGTTCACCCTCCCGATCCTTCCGAAACACGTCTGGGAGGACAAGTGCCAACCGGCGGACATCGCCGGCGTCTTGCAGTTCGACGGCATCACGAAGGCGCTCGTCTGGCCGAATCGCTCGCCCGTCGGCAGCGGACCGCTTCGCGTCACTGACGTCACCGAGGGGACCTCGATCACGCTCGAGCGGTTCGACGACTACGCGGTGACCGACGTCGACGGCCCCCTCGACCCCGATGTCGCGTTCGACGAACTGTCCGTCCGCGTCGCCCCGTCGGACGCCGCGGCGGTCTCGCTCATTAGCGAGGGCGATGCCGACGCCACTGCGACACCGCTCATCCCGAGCGCCGTCCCGCGCGTCGAGATCGACGACGCCCTCACGCTGCTCTCCGACAGGTCGCGGTCGTTCTACCACGTCGGGTACAACAACCGCACGTCTCCGCTGACGAACCCGCGTTTCCGGCGCGTCGTCGCAGAGCTCCTCGACACGCGCGCACTCGTCGACGACGTCTTCGACGGCCACGCCGTACCGACGGCATCACCGCTCTCCCACGAGTGGGTCCCCGACGACCCGTCGTGGGACGACGGCGATCCGCGGCTCTCGTTCTACGGGCCGGACGGCGACTTCGACGGCGCCGCCGTCCGAGAGGCGTTCCGCGACGCCGGATACGCCTATACGAGTGAAGGGGTGCTCACCGAACAATGA
- a CDS encoding phosphatase PAP2 family protein produces the protein MTLADVLLHVFAVVGALTLTGSVAIVGRPQLYTAAADTRRRVRSVLPYFVLLAGVLLVNKVARQVGPDISWIIGWNITGAIFALEGGFVAWVQSFATPPLTAYFSAVYVYGYVFLLVFPLVAYFALPDRRPLRHLILTLAINYSIGLLFYVLFIAYGPRNLMPEMVNSLLYTSWPQSRLLTSQVNTNTNVFPSLHTSLSVSVAVLAHRTRAALPRWFPVAAVLALSVDLSTMYLGIHWLTDVVAGIALGVGSVLLAGRLDERIQASGLGLALERRVGRLLRR, from the coding sequence ATGACGCTCGCTGACGTCCTGCTGCACGTCTTCGCCGTCGTCGGGGCTCTCACTCTCACCGGCTCCGTCGCCATCGTGGGTCGCCCCCAGCTCTACACGGCGGCCGCGGACACTCGTCGACGGGTGCGCTCGGTCCTTCCGTACTTCGTCCTCCTCGCGGGCGTCCTCCTCGTGAACAAGGTCGCCCGACAGGTCGGCCCGGATATCTCCTGGATCATCGGCTGGAACATCACGGGGGCCATCTTCGCCCTCGAAGGGGGCTTCGTCGCGTGGGTCCAGTCGTTCGCCACGCCGCCGCTTACCGCGTACTTCTCGGCGGTGTACGTCTACGGCTACGTCTTCCTCCTCGTGTTCCCGCTGGTCGCGTACTTCGCACTCCCCGACCGGCGCCCGCTCCGACACCTCATACTCACGCTCGCCATCAACTACTCCATCGGCCTCCTCTTCTACGTCCTCTTCATCGCCTACGGGCCGCGGAACCTGATGCCGGAGATGGTGAACTCCCTCCTCTACACGTCGTGGCCACAGTCCCGACTCCTCACGAGTCAGGTGAACACGAACACGAACGTCTTCCCGTCGCTTCATACCTCCCTGTCGGTCTCCGTCGCGGTGCTCGCGCATCGAACGCGTGCAGCGCTCCCCCGGTGGTTCCCGGTCGCGGCGGTACTCGCGCTGAGCGTCGATCTCTCGACGATGTATCTCGGGATCCACTGGCTGACCGACGTCGTCGCCGGCATCGCCCTCGGCGTCGGGAGCGTCCTGCTCGCCGGCCGACTCGACGAGCGGATACAGGCGTCCGGGCTCGGGTTGGCGCTCGAGCGCCGCGTCGGTCGTCTCCTCCGACGATGA